AATTAAGTTAAGTTTAATAAATAAAGATATAGAATTCTTTTTATCAAAGGAAAAATATTATCCTTTGTAAAATAAAGGAGTTTTTATGGCTTGTGATACAGGTGCAAAACCAATTGAAGAAAAAGAAATAGTTTTAGATAATGAAAATAATAATGAAATAAAAAAGGAAAAAAATATGAGTTCAAGTTTAGTTTTAAGAAAAGTTCCAGAGTTCAAAATGGATGCCTATGATTCAAAAACAGGTCACTATGTAACTGTAAGTAGTGAAGATTATAAAGGTAAATGGCATGTAGTTTGTTTCTATCCAGCAGATTTTACATTTGTTTGTCCAACAGAAATTGCAGCAATGAATGCAAAATATGATGAGTTCCAAGAACTTGGTGTTGAAATTTTAGCTGTATCAACAGATACTAAATTTTCTCATAAAAGATTTGTTGAAACTGAACCTTTATTAAAAGGATTAAAATTAACTATTGGTGCAGATACAACAGGTGCTGTAAGTAGAGCATTTGGAGTTATGATTGAAGAAGAAGGATTAGCACTTAGAGGAAGATTCTTAATCAATCCAGAAGGAACTGTTGTAGCTCAAGAAGTTCAAGCGCCAATGGTTGGAAGAAATGTACATGAGTTTTTAAGACAAGTAAGAGCTTGGCAACATGCAAGTAAAACTGGTGAAGTTTGCCCAGCTGGTTGGGTTCCTGGTAAAAAAACACTTCCAGTTAATACAGATGTTGAACAAATGACAGGAAGAGTTGGAGATTATATCACTATTGAAGAAATAATGTCTTAATTTTTAGTTTATCTCAAGAATTTTCTTGGGATAACTTTCCTTCTAATTACAAATCTAACAAAAAATTAACAAAAAGTTAACAGAGTAGTTCTATCATTTCAAAAACTTATTTGAAGGAACGAAATGAGACTAAAATACTCGATATTTGCCCTAATTGCATTAAATGCAAATTTTTTATCTGCTGAAACAATAAACTTAGAACAGATGTCTGTTACTGCTA
The genomic region above belongs to Arcobacter ellisii and contains:
- a CDS encoding peroxiredoxin; the encoded protein is MACDTGAKPIEEKEIVLDNENNNEIKKEKNMSSSLVLRKVPEFKMDAYDSKTGHYVTVSSEDYKGKWHVVCFYPADFTFVCPTEIAAMNAKYDEFQELGVEILAVSTDTKFSHKRFVETEPLLKGLKLTIGADTTGAVSRAFGVMIEEEGLALRGRFLINPEGTVVAQEVQAPMVGRNVHEFLRQVRAWQHASKTGEVCPAGWVPGKKTLPVNTDVEQMTGRVGDYITIEEIMS